Proteins co-encoded in one Patescibacteria group bacterium genomic window:
- a CDS encoding beta-galactosidase: MNKLKKRLNSKIKKIAFFSFMIALLIILTILFLFWPRDMSKGKTPIYGLNFSQKYATDLGLDWRKTYLAIINELSPERLRISAHWDLIEKKQGKYDFSYLDWQIKQAEKKNIKVILAIGRRTPRWPECHTPIWAKNFSEKKQQKLILKLLKEEINHFKKYNNIIYWQLENEPLLDLFGECPKGDKKFLDKEIALVKSLTKRPIILTDSGELSSWRTLSKKADILGTSMYKTVWNKYWRFLTYPFPPTFYYYKAKINQFFHKNLRKVIITELQGEAWANAPLNTIPIEKQFRSMDIEKFKNILIYARRSGLNEIYIWGAEWWYWLKQNNDDSFWIEAQNVLKNH; this comes from the coding sequence TTGAACAAACTAAAAAAAAGGTTAAATTCTAAAATCAAAAAAATCGCTTTTTTTTCATTTATGATAGCTTTGTTAATAATTTTAACAATTCTATTTTTATTTTGGCCGCGCGATATGTCAAAAGGCAAAACGCCAATTTATGGTTTAAATTTTTCACAAAAATACGCGACTGATTTAGGGCTTGATTGGAGAAAAACATATCTTGCGATAATCAATGAATTAAGTCCAGAACGTTTAAGAATCTCAGCGCACTGGGATCTGATAGAAAAAAAACAAGGCAAATACGATTTTTCTTATCTTGATTGGCAGATAAAACAAGCAGAAAAAAAAAATATAAAAGTAATTTTAGCAATTGGAAGACGCACTCCAAGATGGCCTGAATGCCATACGCCGATTTGGGCAAAAAATTTTTCAGAAAAAAAACAGCAGAAATTAATTTTAAAATTGTTAAAAGAAGAAATAAATCATTTTAAAAAATATAATAATATAATTTACTGGCAACTGGAAAACGAACCCCTGCTTGATTTATTTGGCGAATGCCCAAAAGGAGACAAGAAATTTTTAGACAAAGAAATTGCCTTGGTAAAATCTTTGACTAAAAGGCCAATTATTTTAACTGACAGCGGAGAATTAAGCAGTTGGAGAACATTGTCAAAAAAAGCTGATATTTTAGGAACAAGTATGTACAAAACTGTTTGGAATAAATATTGGAGGTTTTTAACTTATCCTTTCCCGCCAACGTTTTATTATTATAAAGCAAAAATAAATCAATTTTTTCACAAAAATTTACGCAAAGTGATTATTACTGAATTGCAAGGAGAGGCATGGGCTAATGCTCCGCTTAACACAATACCGATCGAAAAACAATTTAGATCAATGGATATAGAAAAATTTAAAAATATTTTAATCTACGCGCGCAGAAGCGGATTAAATGAAATTTATATTTGGGGCGCTGAATGGTGGTATTGGCTGAAGCAAAACAATGATGATTCTTTTTGGATAGAAGCTCAAAATGTTTTAAAAAATCACTAA
- the rplA gene encoding 50S ribosomal protein L1, with product MKREKKEKIKLEFDKTKIYLIEDAIELVKKISKTKFDASIEIHIRLGIDPKKGDQQVRGTIILPNSVSKQKKIAVFAEDEKQKEAKTAGADIVGSEELIQKIKQTKKIDFDIAIATPNTMKLLSSIAKILGPKGLMPSPKNGTITTDLPKTIKEFKQGKVVFKNDDTGNIHQMIGKISLDNKKILENYEIFLKILNKVKPTTAKGIYIKNIFLCSTMGPSIKIEYK from the coding sequence ATGAAAAGAGAAAAAAAAGAAAAAATTAAATTAGAGTTTGATAAAACAAAAATTTATTTGATAGAAGACGCTATTGAATTAGTGAAAAAAATTTCTAAAACTAAATTTGACGCTTCAATAGAGATTCATATTCGTTTGGGAATTGATCCAAAAAAAGGAGACCAGCAAGTCCGTGGAACAATAATTTTGCCAAATTCCGTATCTAAACAAAAAAAGATAGCGGTTTTTGCTGAAGATGAAAAACAAAAAGAAGCAAAAACAGCAGGAGCGGACATTGTTGGAAGCGAGGAATTAATTCAAAAAATTAAACAAACAAAAAAAATTGATTTTGATATAGCAATAGCGACTCCTAACACGATGAAGCTTCTATCTTCTATTGCGAAAATTTTAGGTCCGAAAGGTTTAATGCCGTCGCCGAAAAATGGAACAATAACTACTGACTTACCTAAAACAATTAAAGAATTTAAACAAGGAAAAGTTGTTTTCAAAAATGATGATACAGGCAATATCCACCAAATGATTGGCAAAATTTCTTTAGACAATAAAAAAATTCTTGAAAATTACGAAATATTTTTGAAAATACTGAATAAAGTAAAGCCAACAACTGCCAAAGGAATTTATATTAAGAATATTTTTCTTTGTTCAACAATGGGGCCAAGCATAAAAATTGAATATAAATAA
- the nusG gene encoding transcription termination/antitermination protein NusG yields MSKQISQGKLWYVIHTYSGYEENVKSNLKQRIESMGMDDKIFNILIPTEKKIKIKNGRRKVVTEKIFPGYILVEMVVTDESWYVVRNTPNVTGFIGSGTTPVPVSQKEIKDLQKRMGVEEPKFKIDFNIDDHVKIIDGPFKNSEGKVSNIDEERGKIKVLVSMFGRETPVELDSLQAKKI; encoded by the coding sequence ATGTCTAAACAAATTTCACAAGGAAAATTGTGGTATGTAATACATACTTATTCTGGATATGAAGAAAATGTAAAAAGCAATTTAAAACAGCGAATTGAATCAATGGGAATGGATGACAAAATTTTTAATATTTTAATTCCGACAGAAAAAAAGATAAAAATTAAAAATGGCAGGAGAAAAGTCGTGACTGAAAAAATTTTTCCAGGATATATTTTAGTTGAGATGGTTGTTACAGATGAATCATGGTATGTTGTTAGAAACACTCCGAATGTTACGGGTTTTATTGGCTCAGGAACAACGCCTGTCCCTGTTTCGCAAAAAGAAATAAAAGATTTGCAAAAAAGAATGGGGGTTGAAGAGCCTAAATTTAAAATTGATTTTAATATTGATGATCATGTGAAAATAATTGATGGTCCGTTTAAAAATTCTGAAGGCAAGGTTTCAAACATTGATGAAGAACGCGGAAAAATTAAAGTGTTGGTGTCTATGTTCGGACGTGAAACTCCTGTAGAATTAGATTCACTACAAGCTAAAAAAATATAA
- the rpmB gene encoding 50S ribosomal protein L28 encodes MSRRCEICNKKSLTANKRSHSMVATKRKQHANLQNKKINGKKVKVCTSCLRTIAKKSK; translated from the coding sequence ATGTCTAGAAGATGTGAAATTTGTAATAAAAAATCTTTAACAGCAAATAAAAGAAGCCATTCAATGGTCGCGACAAAAAGAAAACAGCATGCTAATCTTCAAAATAAAAAAATTAATGGAAAAAAAGTAAAAGTCTGCACAAGCTGTTTAAGAACTATTGCCAAAAAATCAAAATAA
- a CDS encoding YibE/F family protein codes for MNKILKIFLFFAIIFNCSAVFAQENNDNIVVSHSYEKAMVLSVEDIIEEIDKKNNHGGKEIVSFQKLKIKILSGKYKNDEQEIKNSISNNPLDLNIKKGDKILIYIEELQNGAYTTQVQGFYVLPSMIFLILLFFLVLLIIGGKQGLKAILSLAVSIFLIFKLFIPRALNGDNPILLSLIVSAIIAIVTLTLISGFRKKTISAILGTIGGVASAALLAIIFGNFAHLNGLSDENAITMFSQFSSLDFKGLLFAGIIIGALGAVMDVAMSISSTIAEVKKANPQIKKTRLIKAGLAVGKDIMGTMSNTLIFAYVGSSLFLVLLFTQYGESYLNFLNFNFVAEEIVRSIAGSIGLILAVPLTAIIAGYLESKNK; via the coding sequence ATGAATAAAATTTTAAAAATATTTTTATTTTTCGCGATAATATTTAATTGTTCTGCTGTTTTCGCGCAAGAAAACAATGATAATATTGTTGTTTCACATTCTTATGAAAAAGCAATGGTTTTAAGTGTTGAAGATATTATAGAAGAAATTGACAAAAAAAATAACCACGGAGGCAAGGAAATAGTTAGCTTTCAAAAACTTAAAATAAAAATTTTAAGCGGAAAATATAAAAATGACGAGCAAGAAATAAAAAATAGCATTTCTAATAATCCTTTGGATTTAAACATCAAAAAAGGAGATAAAATTTTAATTTATATAGAAGAACTTCAGAATGGAGCATATACGACGCAAGTTCAAGGATTTTATGTTTTGCCAAGCATGATTTTTCTTATCCTTTTATTTTTTTTAGTTCTTTTAATCATTGGCGGAAAACAGGGATTAAAGGCAATTCTTAGCTTGGCTGTTTCAATTTTTTTAATTTTTAAGCTGTTTATTCCAAGAGCTTTAAACGGAGATAACCCAATACTTTTATCTCTTATCGTGTCAGCCATAATCGCGATAGTAACTTTAACATTGATAAGCGGTTTTCGTAAAAAAACAATTTCCGCTATTTTAGGAACGATAGGCGGAGTCGCGTCAGCCGCTTTGTTGGCAATTATTTTTGGAAATTTCGCGCATCTTAACGGTTTGTCAGATGAAAATGCCATAACTATGTTTTCCCAATTTTCAAGTCTTGATTTTAAAGGGCTTTTATTCGCGGGAATTATTATTGGAGCATTAGGAGCTGTAATGGATGTTGCTATGTCAATTTCTTCAACAATTGCCGAAGTTAAAAAAGCAAATCCACAGATTAAAAAAACAAGATTGATTAAAGCAGGGCTTGCGGTTGGAAAAGATATTATGGGCACTATGTCTAACACTTTGATTTTTGCTTATGTTGGATCTTCTTTATTTTTAGTTTTACTTTTTACGCAATATGGAGAGTCTTATTTGAATTTTTTGAATTTTAATTTTGTGGCGGAAGAAATAGTTAGATCTATTGCTGGTAGTATTGGTCTGATTTTAGCTGTTCCTTTAACAGCAATAATCGCCGGATATTTGGAAAGCAAAAATAAATAA
- the rplK gene encoding 50S ribosomal protein L11 has translation MKKIKTTIKLQIPGGQANPAPPIGPALGQHGLNIAEFCQRFNDATKSKNGEIIPCEISVYEDRSYDFILKTSPAAELIKKAANIKKGSGNPLTSKIGKITKVQLEEIAKIKMPDLNANSVEAAMKIIEGTAKQMGVEIID, from the coding sequence ATGAAAAAAATTAAAACAACAATAAAATTACAAATCCCAGGAGGACAAGCAAATCCAGCGCCTCCTATTGGCCCTGCCCTAGGACAGCATGGCTTAAATATAGCTGAATTTTGCCAGAGATTTAATGATGCGACAAAAAGCAAAAATGGAGAAATTATTCCCTGCGAAATTTCTGTTTATGAAGATAGAAGCTATGATTTTATTTTAAAAACTTCTCCAGCCGCTGAATTAATTAAAAAAGCAGCGAATATTAAAAAAGGATCTGGCAATCCTTTAACTAGTAAAATAGGCAAAATCACTAAAGTTCAGCTTGAAGAAATCGCTAAAATCAAAATGCCGGACTTAAACGCGAATTCTGTTGAAGCGGCAATGAAAATTATAGAAGGCACGGCAAAACAAATGGGCGTGGAAATAATAGATTAA
- the secE gene encoding preprotein translocase subunit SecE gives MGIANNKLVKYIYGSYVEMKKVTWPTRPETVRLTMAVILISLVIAAFLGFLDFMFSFGIEKIITIFNS, from the coding sequence ATGGGAATTGCGAATAATAAATTAGTAAAATATATATACGGCTCTTATGTTGAAATGAAGAAAGTCACTTGGCCGACTCGTCCAGAAACAGTTAGATTAACAATGGCGGTTATTTTAATCAGCTTAGTTATAGCTGCTTTTTTAGGATTTTTAGATTTTATGTTTTCTTTTGGAATAGAAAAAATAATAACTATTTTTAATTCGTAA